The following proteins are encoded in a genomic region of Cyclonatronum proteinivorum:
- a CDS encoding GNAT family N-acetyltransferase, with protein sequence MYGISYVSEPSQMKAFLQFPYDHYATDENWVAPLYIQQRDLLDANKNPYFADVAHAYFLAEKNDQVCGRIAVFINRSWNTFQKQQTGFFGFFESQNDPYLVKLLVEVATDWLRERGMNKMIGPINPGFMYELGMLVDGHETEPYVMMPWTKKYYDKLLTEAGMEKEIDLFAYVVDEKNVALDRINRAEAIVRKRMPDLSIRPVNLSDFGNEVRIIRDIFNQAWKDNWGFSPVSEEEFDHIAKDLKLIIDKDIAHIAEIKGKAVGFSVALPDMNQAFRHIRNGRLLPFGIFKLLWYRRKINRIRTALMGVIPEYRGKGIDALLHREAIVKGLAKGYNASELSWLLETNTDMIRVAEKIGGWREKTYRIYRRNI encoded by the coding sequence ATGTACGGGATCAGCTATGTGTCAGAGCCTTCTCAAATGAAGGCTTTCTTACAATTCCCTTATGATCATTATGCAACCGACGAAAACTGGGTTGCGCCTCTTTATATTCAGCAGCGGGATCTGCTCGACGCGAATAAAAACCCGTATTTTGCAGATGTAGCGCACGCTTACTTCCTGGCAGAAAAGAATGATCAGGTATGTGGCCGTATTGCAGTTTTTATCAACCGGTCCTGGAATACTTTCCAAAAGCAGCAGACCGGCTTCTTTGGTTTTTTTGAAAGTCAGAATGATCCCTATCTGGTTAAACTGTTAGTTGAAGTAGCTACAGACTGGCTTAGGGAGCGGGGCATGAATAAAATGATTGGTCCTATAAATCCCGGCTTCATGTATGAGCTGGGTATGCTGGTTGACGGACATGAGACGGAGCCTTACGTTATGATGCCGTGGACCAAAAAGTATTACGACAAGCTGCTCACCGAGGCCGGGATGGAAAAGGAAATTGACCTGTTCGCCTATGTTGTCGATGAAAAAAATGTGGCACTCGACCGGATTAACAGAGCGGAAGCCATCGTGCGCAAGCGTATGCCGGACCTGAGTATACGACCTGTGAACCTGTCAGATTTCGGAAACGAAGTCCGTATCATTCGCGATATTTTTAATCAGGCCTGGAAAGACAACTGGGGCTTTAGCCCGGTAAGCGAAGAAGAGTTTGACCATATTGCGAAAGACCTCAAGCTGATTATTGATAAGGATATTGCGCACATTGCCGAAATTAAGGGCAAAGCTGTTGGATTTTCCGTCGCCCTGCCGGACATGAATCAGGCATTCCGGCACATCCGCAACGGGCGGTTGCTGCCCTTCGGCATTTTTAAGCTGCTGTGGTACCGGAGAAAAATTAACCGTATCCGAACTGCGCTTATGGGGGTCATTCCCGAATACAGGGGCAAAGGCATAGACGCCCTGCTGCACCGGGAAGCTATTGTTAAAGGACTGGCTAAGGGCTATAACGCCTCAGAACTGAGCTGGCTGCTGGAAACCAATACCGACATGATTCGGGTAGCCGAGAAAATCGGCGGCTGGCGTGAAAAAACCTATCGTATCTACCGCCGCAACATCTGA